A single window of Persephonella sp. DNA harbors:
- a CDS encoding (2Fe-2S) ferredoxin domain-containing protein, which produces MSADFKHVFVCLQRKPPGMPSCGDKGSDQIFQKFQEEMMMKNLFDKMAVTPTGCLGPCMMGPTVVVYPDAVWYGNVKPEDVPEIIEKHILGGEPVERLVTSKGRPPAMF; this is translated from the coding sequence ATGTCAGCAGATTTTAAGCATGTATTTGTATGTTTACAAAGAAAACCACCTGGAATGCCTTCCTGTGGTGATAAAGGTTCAGACCAGATTTTCCAGAAGTTTCAGGAAGAAATGATGATGAAAAACCTTTTTGATAAAATGGCTGTTACCCCAACAGGTTGCCTGGGACCTTGTATGATGGGACCAACAGTTGTTGTTTATCCTGATGCTGTATGGTATGGAAATGTAAAACCTGAAGATGTTCCTGAAATCATTGAAAAACATATCTTAGGTGGTGAACCTGTAGAAAGACTGGTTACATCCAAAGGTAGACCACCTGCCATGTTTTAA
- the metF gene encoding methylenetetrahydrofolate reductase [NAD(P)H], which yields MKISEILKQVKRSISFEFFPPKSAEGEEALFKTIKELVFINPTFVSITYGAGGTTRERTIRVVKKIHTQTNLTVMAHQTCIGHTRKEIIDILSQYKEIGVQNVLALRGDIPQGQEETFVFPPDGCRYASELVSLIRETFGDWFSIGVAAYPEGHPESPDLDTDIYYFKKKVEAGAEFAITQMFFDNRYFYNYIEKLQKEGVDIPVIPGIMPITNFKQIKKFADMCGATIPGELIQKLQAVADKPEEIEKIGIDYAVKQCEDLLKNGVKGLHFYTLNKSKATIEIYNRIKELI from the coding sequence ATGAAGATATCAGAAATCCTTAAGCAGGTTAAAAGAAGTATTTCTTTTGAGTTTTTCCCTCCTAAAAGTGCAGAGGGTGAAGAAGCTTTATTTAAAACAATCAAAGAGCTTGTGTTTATAAATCCAACTTTTGTTTCTATTACATACGGGGCAGGTGGAACTACAAGAGAAAGGACAATAAGAGTTGTCAAAAAGATTCATACCCAGACAAATCTGACTGTAATGGCACACCAGACCTGTATAGGTCATACCAGAAAAGAAATTATAGATATCCTAAGCCAATATAAAGAAATAGGCGTTCAAAATGTCCTTGCATTAAGGGGAGATATTCCGCAGGGACAGGAGGAAACATTTGTTTTTCCTCCTGATGGTTGTAGATATGCAAGCGAACTTGTTTCACTGATAAGAGAAACATTTGGGGACTGGTTTAGTATAGGAGTTGCAGCATATCCGGAAGGGCATCCTGAAAGCCCAGATTTAGATACGGATATATACTACTTTAAAAAGAAAGTGGAAGCTGGAGCAGAATTTGCCATAACCCAGATGTTCTTTGACAACAGATATTTTTATAACTATATTGAAAAACTACAGAAAGAAGGTGTTGATATCCCTGTTATCCCGGGAATTATGCCTATTACAAACTTTAAACAGATTAAAAAATTTGCAGATATGTGCGGCGCAACAATACCCGGGGAATTAATCCAAAAACTGCAAGCTGTGGCAGATAAACCTGAAGAAATTGAAAAAATAGGAATAGACTATGCTGTTAAACAATGTGAAGACCTCCTTAAAAATGGTGTGAAAGGCCTTCACTTTTATACCCTTAACAAATCAAAGGCTACTATAGAGATATACAACCGAATTAAGGAGCTTATATAA
- a CDS encoding cytochrome c, producing the protein MKKYILAGLSVSAILFSCQTQQKPEVSKQEIKFGYQVYKKTCSACHWESVTPQQIEKIKKTVMAGGRPPFGAPPMAEVSARVKKFYPSEKEFVAFVKDYITNPSKDKGVCLPMAFKVFGTMPPIGKGLSEEEKEAVAKWLYYRFNISWEEFMKREHHK; encoded by the coding sequence ATGAAGAAGTATATTTTGGCTGGTTTATCTGTATCGGCGATATTATTTTCCTGTCAAACACAACAAAAACCTGAAGTCTCTAAGCAAGAAATAAAATTTGGTTATCAGGTTTATAAAAAAACTTGTTCAGCTTGCCACTGGGAAAGTGTAACACCCCAGCAGATAGAAAAAATCAAAAAAACAGTTATGGCAGGTGGAAGACCACCTTTCGGTGCACCTCCTATGGCCGAAGTATCTGCAAGGGTTAAAAAGTTTTATCCTTCAGAAAAAGAGTTTGTAGCTTTTGTAAAAGATTACATAACAAATCCTTCCAAAGATAAAGGTGTTTGTCTTCCTATGGCATTTAAAGTTTTTGGAACAATGCCACCTATAGGTAAAGGCTTATCAGAGGAAGAAAAAGAAGCAGTGGCAAAATGGCTTTATTACAGATTTAATATAAGCTGGGAAGAGTTTATGAAAAGGGAACATCATAAATAA
- a CDS encoding YIP1 family protein, which produces MSFQEFLDLYLKPKTAWESLKEKYFTIQQLYLKYIIFFAAIPAIGHFLGFVVFRDYYVNAIKKFLEMAQKDTQQSEATIRYMQALMVELQDNDIIQEALIALTTYGFELFKPVVLTAIIFFLAPAFGGIKDPVKSFTVATFALIPSWVAGIFYIMNSPISMFVVFIAMFYTFYLIFVAAEKVLDIPTEKSKNFQFIIVVVILYIVLSGIIGQVETLITYKILGV; this is translated from the coding sequence ATGAGTTTTCAGGAGTTTTTAGACCTTTATCTAAAACCTAAAACAGCATGGGAAAGCCTAAAAGAAAAATATTTCACAATCCAGCAACTTTATCTAAAATACATAATATTTTTTGCTGCAATTCCGGCTATAGGGCACTTTTTAGGCTTTGTGGTATTCAGGGATTATTATGTAAATGCAATCAAAAAGTTTCTTGAAATGGCACAGAAAGACACTCAGCAATCTGAAGCCACAATTAGATATATGCAGGCATTAATGGTAGAACTACAGGATAATGATATTATCCAGGAGGCATTAATTGCACTCACCACTTATGGTTTTGAACTGTTTAAGCCTGTTGTTTTAACGGCCATTATATTTTTCCTTGCTCCAGCCTTTGGAGGAATAAAAGACCCAGTTAAATCTTTTACCGTTGCTACTTTTGCCTTGATACCATCCTGGGTAGCAGGGATTTTTTATATAATGAACTCTCCTATTTCTATGTTTGTTGTGTTTATAGCTATGTTTTACACCTTTTATCTTATATTTGTTGCTGCTGAAAAAGTCCTCGATATTCCAACTGAAAAATCTAAAAATTTTCAGTTTATTATAGTGGTTGTTATTCTGTATATTGTTCTCAGCGGTATTATTGGACAGGTTGAAACATTAATTACATACAAAATTTTAGGGGTGTAA
- a CDS encoding DUF2628 domain-containing protein: MDKWEKYRIFIGKNADYYITRFKKFEETQSVVSWNWAAFFFGLLWMLYRKMYVYTAIFVVFLFLFGIVLEVFHLYNNLVMLGVQIWLWVGFGVFGNYVYYTHVEKKVKDIENRFPDPQVQVAILEKEGGVSWIAPIIFFLIIFILQILTVSQMR; this comes from the coding sequence ATGGACAAATGGGAAAAATACAGAATATTCATCGGGAAAAATGCCGATTACTATATTACCAGATTTAAGAAGTTTGAAGAAACTCAAAGTGTAGTTAGCTGGAACTGGGCTGCCTTTTTCTTTGGATTACTGTGGATGTTATACAGAAAAATGTATGTTTATACAGCTATTTTTGTTGTTTTTTTATTTTTATTTGGGATAGTTCTTGAGGTTTTTCATCTTTATAACAATCTGGTAATGTTAGGCGTTCAGATATGGCTATGGGTTGGGTTTGGAGTTTTTGGTAATTATGTTTATTACACACATGTTGAGAAAAAAGTAAAAGATATTGAAAACAGATTTCCTGATCCTCAGGTGCAGGTTGCAATCCTTGAAAAAGAAGGAGGGGTAAGCTGGATAGCACCGATAATATTTTTCCTGATAATCTTTATTCTTCAAATACTAACAGTCAGCCAGATGAGATAA
- a CDS encoding 2,3,4,5-tetrahydropyridine-2,6-dicarboxylate N-succinyltransferase: MEELKSLIVEAWENRELLKEKKYQDAVRETIDLLDKGKVRVAEKKNGDWVVNEWVKQAILLYFPIQDMQVMEVGPFEYYDKIPLKKNWKEAGVRVVPPATARYGSFIESGAILMPSYVNIGAYVGSGTLVDTWATVGSCAQIGKNVHLSGGVGIGGVLEPPNAKPVIVEDNCFIGSRCIIVEGAVIEEEAVLGAGVVITGSTRIIDVSGDEPVEYRGRVPARSVVIPGVMNKKFPAGEYGVPVALIIGKRKESTDKKVSLNEALREFNVQG; this comes from the coding sequence ATGGAAGAATTAAAAAGTCTTATTGTGGAAGCATGGGAAAACAGGGAACTTTTAAAAGAAAAAAAATATCAGGATGCAGTAAGAGAAACCATAGACCTGCTTGATAAAGGTAAAGTCAGAGTTGCAGAAAAGAAAAATGGAGACTGGGTTGTAAATGAATGGGTAAAACAGGCAATTCTCCTTTATTTCCCAATTCAAGATATGCAGGTTATGGAAGTTGGACCTTTTGAATACTACGACAAAATACCCCTTAAGAAAAACTGGAAAGAAGCAGGGGTTAGGGTTGTTCCACCTGCAACAGCAAGATACGGTTCATTTATAGAATCAGGGGCAATCTTAATGCCTTCTTATGTAAATATAGGGGCGTATGTTGGAAGCGGAACTCTGGTTGATACATGGGCGACAGTCGGTTCATGTGCACAGATTGGGAAAAATGTTCACCTTTCTGGAGGTGTTGGAATAGGCGGAGTTTTAGAGCCTCCAAATGCTAAACCTGTTATTGTTGAGGATAACTGTTTTATAGGTTCAAGATGTATCATTGTTGAAGGTGCAGTTATTGAAGAAGAAGCTGTTTTAGGAGCTGGTGTTGTTATAACAGGTTCAACAAGGATAATAGATGTTTCAGGGGATGAACCTGTTGAGTATAGAGGAAGGGTGCCTGCAAGAAGTGTTGTTATTCCCGGGGTTATGAACAAAAAATTCCCTGCAGGTGAATACGGCGTCCCTGTAGCTCTTATAATTGGAAAAAGAAAAGAATCAACAGACAAGAAAGTTTCCTTAAATGAAGCGTTAAGGGAGTTTAACGTCCAGGGATAA
- a CDS encoding carbonic anhydrase yields the protein MAEIPFFEGVKQFKNLKFKEYEDIFKKLIEEGQHPKALFITCSDSRIHPDEITGADIGDLFIVRVIGNMVPPFKPDNEFHGVAAAVEYAVSVLNVPDIIICGHSHCGACEALYKDLPDDISIIHVKKWLELGKDVKQIAQQTIKEKGRPLFELTERINIIKQMENILTYPEVKRKVEEGKLRLHGWYYVIEKGQIEYYDPEKNDFIPIA from the coding sequence ATGGCAGAAATTCCTTTTTTTGAAGGTGTAAAGCAATTTAAAAATCTTAAATTCAAAGAATATGAAGACATATTTAAGAAACTAATTGAAGAGGGACAACATCCTAAAGCCTTATTTATCACCTGTTCAGATTCCCGTATCCATCCAGATGAAATAACAGGGGCGGATATTGGTGACCTATTTATCGTCCGTGTTATAGGAAATATGGTTCCCCCTTTTAAACCTGATAATGAGTTTCACGGGGTAGCTGCAGCTGTTGAATATGCCGTTTCTGTCTTGAACGTTCCTGACATAATAATCTGTGGTCACTCCCATTGCGGTGCATGTGAAGCACTTTATAAAGACCTTCCGGACGATATATCCATTATCCATGTAAAAAAATGGCTTGAGCTTGGGAAAGATGTAAAACAAATAGCCCAGCAAACCATAAAAGAAAAAGGCCGGCCATTGTTTGAACTAACAGAAAGAATAAATATAATCAAGCAGATGGAAAATATCCTTACATATCCGGAAGTTAAAAGAAAAGTTGAAGAAGGCAAGCTTAGGCTTCATGGATGGTATTATGTGATAGAGAAGGGACAAATTGAGTATTATGACCCAGAAAAGAATGATTTTATTCCGATTGCATAA
- a CDS encoding ZIP family metal transporter: MNEIVLAGLLVLVLTSAGSVFAVLFKKLPEWGLDFGLAFSGGVMLVASFTSLILPATQLGSIWNVIIGILIGFGLIYMIEKFVPHEEYFLKFKSAKVEKEKLRGIFLVVSAIVIHNLPEGMAVGVSMANDIEKGWATALAIGIQDIPEGFAVSLPLIFLTERAWIPVLIGVLSGFSEFVFTVLGGFIFSVFSIFLPLGLSIAGGAMIYVTVKEVFPQVYQNKNETLITAGFLLGLLIMLYLDTTLG; encoded by the coding sequence ATGAATGAGATAGTTCTGGCAGGGCTTTTGGTTCTTGTTTTAACCAGTGCAGGTTCGGTATTTGCTGTCCTTTTTAAAAAATTACCTGAATGGGGTCTTGATTTTGGTCTTGCGTTTAGTGGTGGTGTTATGCTGGTTGCATCCTTTACCTCCTTAATTCTACCTGCAACCCAGCTTGGAAGTATCTGGAATGTGATAATAGGCATATTAATAGGCTTTGGGCTTATTTATATGATAGAAAAATTTGTTCCCCATGAAGAATATTTTCTAAAGTTTAAGTCTGCAAAAGTAGAAAAGGAAAAACTCAGGGGAATATTTCTTGTTGTCTCGGCAATTGTAATACATAACCTTCCAGAAGGAATGGCTGTTGGTGTATCCATGGCAAATGACATTGAAAAGGGATGGGCAACTGCCCTTGCAATAGGAATACAGGATATACCTGAGGGTTTTGCTGTATCTTTGCCTTTGATTTTTTTAACTGAGAGGGCGTGGATACCTGTTTTAATTGGTGTTTTAAGTGGTTTTTCTGAATTTGTTTTCACAGTTTTAGGTGGTTTTATATTCAGCGTTTTTTCTATATTTCTTCCTCTTGGGCTTAGCATAGCCGGTGGAGCTATGATTTATGTTACGGTCAAAGAGGTTTTTCCTCAGGTTTATCAAAACAAAAATGAAACCCTCATAACCGCCGGCTTTTTGCTTGGCCTCCTTATTATGCTTTATCTTGATACTACTCTTGGTTAA
- the amrA gene encoding AmmeMemoRadiSam system protein A — protein sequence MEDVIISLDEITEEEGQELVQLARKAIEEYLKTGLEIDLKEVPYESWKKKGASFVTLEVSPTHQLRGCIGSIIPHQPLYKDVIHNAIAAATSDPRFLPVRPEELSNIRVKVSILSYPQPLQFSDPYDLLQKLQPFKDGVIIKYGNHQATFLPEVWEQLPDKTQFLSHLCMKAGLPSDCWLTYPIEVFIYHTKTFSE from the coding sequence ATGGAAGATGTAATTATTTCCCTTGATGAGATAACAGAAGAAGAAGGACAGGAACTTGTTCAGCTTGCCAGAAAGGCAATTGAGGAGTATTTAAAAACAGGATTAGAGATAGATTTAAAGGAAGTTCCTTATGAAAGCTGGAAGAAAAAGGGGGCTTCCTTTGTTACCCTTGAGGTTTCACCAACCCATCAGCTTAGAGGTTGTATAGGTTCAATAATTCCACATCAGCCCCTTTACAAAGATGTTATACATAATGCTATAGCTGCGGCAACTTCTGACCCAAGGTTTTTACCTGTGCGACCTGAGGAATTATCAAATATAAGAGTAAAAGTTTCTATCTTGTCTTATCCTCAGCCTTTACAGTTTTCTGACCCTTATGACCTGCTTCAGAAATTACAGCCATTTAAGGACGGTGTAATAATCAAATACGGAAACCATCAGGCAACATTTTTGCCAGAGGTATGGGAACAACTGCCAGATAAAACCCAGTTTTTATCCCATTTATGCATGAAAGCAGGACTTCCTTCAGACTGCTGGCTAACATATCCTATAGAGGTGTTTATCTACCACACAAAAACATTTAGCGAGTAA
- the amrB gene encoding AmmeMemoRadiSam system protein B: MSLQIREPAVSDMFYPADPVELRKMLTAYLEKAPLYPYKPEAVASPHAGYIYSGPVAAVSYKQFLNLDPDKHYTILLVGPSHYVPFEGISFGYYDYWLTPLGEVKVNKEEIEKFVANNRHLPITLNTIPHLKEHSLEVQVPFLQMVLQDFSIIPVVYGQVHYSVVEEVIAQIKDNRDDVVAVISTDLSHYYPDHVAREIDINCNMAVERLDLSLLDRCEACGKIGLEAIIDYSKRVGWKGKVLDYKTSGDTSGDRSAVVGYASYIFYKEE, encoded by the coding sequence ATGAGCCTTCAAATAAGAGAGCCAGCTGTCAGCGATATGTTTTATCCTGCTGACCCTGTTGAGTTGAGAAAGATGCTTACTGCTTACCTTGAAAAAGCACCATTATATCCATATAAACCTGAAGCTGTTGCATCTCCCCATGCAGGGTATATATACTCTGGACCTGTTGCGGCTGTCAGTTATAAACAGTTTTTAAATCTTGACCCAGATAAACATTACACAATCTTGCTTGTTGGACCTTCCCATTATGTTCCATTTGAAGGAATATCATTTGGATATTACGACTATTGGCTAACGCCTCTTGGGGAGGTTAAGGTAAATAAAGAGGAAATAGAAAAATTTGTGGCAAATAATAGACACCTGCCTATAACTCTCAACACAATTCCACATCTGAAAGAACATTCCCTTGAGGTTCAGGTTCCATTTTTACAGATGGTTTTACAGGATTTTTCAATAATACCTGTTGTATATGGACAGGTTCATTATTCTGTTGTAGAAGAGGTTATAGCACAGATTAAAGATAATAGGGATGATGTTGTTGCGGTGATAAGCACAGATTTAAGTCATTATTATCCTGACCATGTGGCAAGGGAGATAGATATAAACTGTAATATGGCTGTTGAACGTCTTGATTTGTCACTGCTTGATAGATGTGAAGCCTGTGGGAAAATAGGTCTTGAGGCAATAATTGATTATTCAAAAAGAGTAGGCTGGAAAGGAAAGGTCCTTGATTATAAAACTTCAGGGGATACTTCAGGAGACAGGTCTGCTGTCGTAGGATATGCAAGCTACATTTTCTATAAGGAGGAATAA
- a CDS encoding FlhB-like flagellar biosynthesis protein, whose amino-acid sequence MAEDKKAVALKYERGKDNAPRVIAKGKGHIGEKIIQIAKEHNIPIKEDPVLVEALSQIEINQEIPPELYKAVAEILAFIYRQTKKIEK is encoded by the coding sequence ATGGCAGAAGACAAAAAAGCCGTTGCTTTAAAATATGAAAGAGGCAAAGATAATGCTCCGAGAGTAATAGCAAAAGGCAAAGGCCATATCGGAGAAAAAATAATTCAGATAGCAAAAGAACATAATATTCCCATAAAGGAAGACCCAGTTTTAGTGGAAGCTTTATCACAGATAGAAATAAATCAGGAAATACCGCCGGAGCTTTATAAAGCAGTTGCAGAAATTTTGGCTTTTATCTACAGACAGACAAAAAAGATTGAAAAATAA
- the def gene encoding peptide deformylase yields the protein MEKLEILRYPDERLKKPSIEVVDFGKEFKEFVDKLLYTMKNSPAGVGIAAPQVNKHIKTIIVDASEYKHKHNKLNHGLMILSNPRIIANDGEIVIREGCLSVPDYTGNVKRHYWIKVEAEDINGNTITFDTEGFEAVVIQHEMDHLIGKLFIDRVASPKDIFKRKVYKK from the coding sequence ATGGAAAAACTTGAGATTTTAAGATATCCAGATGAGAGGCTTAAAAAACCCTCAATAGAGGTTGTGGATTTCGGTAAAGAATTTAAAGAGTTTGTGGATAAACTCCTTTATACAATGAAAAACTCACCTGCCGGGGTAGGTATAGCCGCCCCTCAGGTTAACAAACATATAAAAACAATAATCGTTGACGCATCTGAATATAAACATAAACATAATAAACTCAATCACGGCCTTATGATACTCTCTAACCCAAGAATAATTGCCAATGATGGTGAAATTGTAATAAGAGAGGGCTGCCTCTCTGTTCCAGATTACACAGGAAACGTTAAAAGACATTACTGGATAAAAGTTGAGGCAGAGGATATAAATGGAAATACCATAACATTTGACACAGAAGGATTTGAGGCAGTTGTTATCCAGCATGAGATGGACCACCTAATAGGAAAGCTTTTTATTGACAGGGTGGCATCACCAAAGGATATATTTAAACGAAAAGTTTATAAAAAATGA
- a CDS encoding ACT domain-containing protein, which translates to MRHFVITAVGEDQPGIVAGLTKVLYEKGANIEDSSMTRLNNEFAVMLIVSFENDITPEELKESFNRIAKEKGLMINIREIPEEVFQEEKEIGEVYNIILYGADKPGIVYKVAKLLADKNINIADLRTEKSPELYVLIAQVEFPPGLTEEDIKSELEALKDELNIDLSIEKVESVEM; encoded by the coding sequence GTGAGACATTTTGTTATAACAGCAGTTGGCGAAGACCAGCCGGGAATAGTCGCCGGTCTTACAAAGGTTCTTTATGAAAAAGGAGCAAATATAGAAGATTCCAGTATGACAAGGCTAAACAATGAGTTTGCAGTTATGCTGATAGTAAGTTTTGAAAATGATATTACCCCTGAAGAGTTAAAAGAAAGTTTCAACCGGATAGCAAAAGAAAAAGGGCTCATGATAAATATAAGGGAAATTCCTGAAGAGGTCTTTCAAGAAGAAAAAGAGATTGGGGAAGTATACAATATAATCCTGTATGGGGCAGATAAACCGGGAATAGTTTATAAAGTTGCCAAACTATTGGCAGATAAGAATATAAACATAGCAGACCTGAGAACAGAAAAAAGCCCTGAACTTTATGTCCTGATTGCACAGGTTGAATTTCCTCCAGGTTTAACAGAAGAAGATATAAAATCTGAGCTTGAGGCTTTAAAAGATGAGCTTAATATAGACCTTTCTATAGAAAAAGTTGAAAGTGTGGAGATGTAA
- the gcvH gene encoding glycine cleavage system protein GcvH codes for MAAEDFKVVDGLYYTKEHLWVKVDGDDATIGVTDYGQHQLGDVVYVELPEVGSEVEAGDKIASVESVKAAIDIYSPLTGKILSINEDLKEDPSLVNVDPYGDGWIAEIQMSDPNELEDLMTADDYRAYIQEVESEEEV; via the coding sequence ATGGCAGCAGAAGATTTCAAGGTTGTTGATGGGCTTTACTATACAAAGGAACATCTGTGGGTAAAAGTTGATGGTGATGATGCAACAATAGGGGTAACAGATTACGGTCAGCATCAGCTTGGGGATGTTGTTTATGTGGAACTTCCAGAGGTTGGTTCAGAAGTAGAAGCAGGGGATAAAATAGCATCTGTTGAATCTGTAAAAGCTGCAATTGATATATATTCTCCACTTACAGGAAAAATACTTTCTATAAATGAAGACCTGAAAGAAGACCCAAGCCTTGTTAATGTTGACCCTTACGGAGATGGCTGGATAGCAGAAATACAAATGTCAGACCCAAATGAGCTTGAAGACCTTATGACAGCAGATGATTACAGGGCTTATATACAAGAAGTAGAAAGCGAAGAAGAGGTGTAA
- a CDS encoding YggS family pyridoxal phosphate-dependent enzyme: protein MAIRENVEKIKERIEKAAQRAGRKSEDIILLAASKTQPPEKIVEAYEAGIRYFGENRVQEGIKKIEALSDLKDIHWHLIGGLQTNKAKYAVKYFELIHSLDREALADEIDKRAGKIEKVQDVLIEVNVGEEETKYGVKPENLEKLFEYSLQKENLRILGLMCIPPYFEDPEKSRPYFAMLRDMKEQLEKKFNVSLPHLSMGMSHDFEVAIEEGATIVRIGTAIFGERQY, encoded by the coding sequence ATGGCAATAAGGGAAAATGTGGAAAAAATCAAGGAAAGGATAGAAAAAGCTGCCCAAAGGGCAGGCAGAAAATCTGAAGATATTATACTTCTGGCTGCTTCCAAAACCCAGCCACCTGAGAAGATAGTTGAGGCCTATGAAGCAGGTATTAGATATTTTGGAGAAAACAGGGTTCAGGAGGGAATTAAAAAGATAGAAGCCCTTTCAGACCTAAAAGATATCCACTGGCATTTGATAGGAGGACTGCAGACAAATAAAGCCAAATATGCTGTTAAATATTTTGAACTGATACATTCCCTTGATAGAGAGGCTCTTGCAGATGAAATAGATAAAAGGGCAGGGAAAATAGAAAAAGTTCAGGATGTTCTGATAGAAGTTAATGTAGGAGAAGAAGAAACAAAATACGGAGTTAAACCGGAAAATTTAGAAAAGCTATTTGAATATTCTCTGCAAAAGGAAAATCTGAGGATTTTAGGACTTATGTGTATTCCTCCGTATTTTGAAGATCCTGAAAAATCCAGACCTTATTTTGCAATGCTTAGAGATATGAAAGAACAACTTGAGAAAAAATTTAATGTCAGTCTTCCCCATTTATCTATGGGAATGTCCCATGATTTTGAGGTTGCAATAGAAGAAGGTGCAACTATAGTTAGAATTGGCACAGCTATTTTCGGTGAAAGGCAATACTAA
- a CDS encoding nodulation protein NfeD encodes MKKFFFVFLILIGFSYGQVVIGEWNKPVTPVMADYVKRLINKAQQENAKVVILQLDTPGGLGSAMRDVIKTMINSPIPVVVYVYPPGAQAASAGAIITISADIAAMAPSTNIGSASPVNMTGKDIDKTMKKKVINDMLAFVRAIAKEKGRNIKVIEKMITEAKNLSAEEALKQKVIDVIATDLNDLLKKINGRKIKKASFTKTIKLSPDEKIIYVKQNFKETLLSILTNPVVAYLLLMIGFYGIFFELYHPGSVIPGVVGAISILLALYALNTISVNWLGVLLILLGILFFVLEIITPTFGALAVSGVIALIFGSIILISPDSPYGDIPVKIILPVALFSAAFFLTIAYLGIKAQIRKPVTGKEGMIGKIGVAETDINPKGKVFVEGEIWDAYSEVPIKKGEEVKILSVEGLRLKVTRAHRKH; translated from the coding sequence ATGAAAAAGTTTTTCTTTGTATTTCTTATCTTAATAGGCTTCTCTTATGGTCAGGTTGTTATCGGAGAATGGAATAAACCTGTAACACCTGTTATGGCAGATTATGTCAAAAGACTTATAAACAAAGCACAACAAGAAAACGCAAAAGTCGTTATTCTACAGCTGGACACCCCCGGTGGTCTCGGAAGTGCAATGAGGGATGTTATTAAAACAATGATAAACTCGCCAATTCCTGTGGTTGTTTATGTTTATCCTCCCGGAGCACAGGCAGCATCAGCAGGGGCAATAATCACAATATCGGCAGATATAGCAGCAATGGCTCCATCCACAAATATTGGTTCTGCATCGCCGGTAAACATGACTGGTAAAGATATAGACAAAACCATGAAGAAAAAAGTAATTAATGATATGCTGGCCTTTGTTAGAGCCATTGCAAAGGAAAAAGGGAGAAATATTAAAGTTATAGAAAAGATGATAACAGAGGCAAAAAATCTATCTGCCGAAGAAGCCTTAAAGCAAAAAGTTATTGACGTTATAGCAACAGACCTAAATGATTTACTAAAAAAGATTAACGGTAGAAAAATTAAAAAGGCTAGTTTTACCAAAACAATAAAACTTTCTCCTGACGAAAAAATTATTTATGTTAAGCAAAATTTCAAAGAAACCCTTCTCAGTATCCTTACAAATCCGGTTGTTGCATACTTGCTTCTTATGATTGGTTTTTACGGAATATTCTTTGAACTTTACCATCCGGGAAGCGTAATTCCCGGTGTTGTCGGTGCAATATCTATATTACTTGCCCTTTATGCCCTTAACACAATATCTGTCAACTGGCTTGGAGTTCTACTGATATTACTGGGTATTCTGTTTTTTGTTCTGGAAATAATAACCCCTACATTTGGAGCCCTTGCGGTAAGCGGTGTGATAGCTTTAATATTTGGTTCAATAATACTTATAAGTCCTGATTCACCTTACGGGGATATTCCTGTGAAAATTATACTTCCTGTAGCATTGTTCAGTGCTGCATTTTTCCTGACAATTGCATATCTTGGTATTAAGGCACAGATTAGAAAACCTGTAACCGGCAAAGAGGGAATGATTGGTAAGATTGGAGTTGCAGAAACAGATATAAACCCGAAAGGAAAGGTATTTGTAGAAGGCGAAATATGGGATGCTTACTCTGAAGTTCCTATTAAAAAGGGCGAAGAAGTAAAAATATTATCAGTGGAGGGATTGAGATTAAAGGTCACAAGAGCCCACAGGAAACATTAA